The following proteins are encoded in a genomic region of Gimesia algae:
- a CDS encoding SUMF1/EgtB/PvdO family nonheme iron enzyme: MRVKPVFLCLSSPAALATDDQVKYTGNKDQEIQQTKSFHVPITTSRTIEAIMTFTQLSQTEIEKKVLSIVSEQLGFALEKLSLNDRLIEDLKCDSLAMTGLLMELEDTFSITISHDTSDPALKAIFTRQPFRLSDLVQLVTIQLGIKALPRADWFRQPAIEPGRGQRVCFTQLDGILKQAALSEADLFVPLESTVPCPAWRRHIDGMRCIRIPAGNVILGSDLPAANPDEQPVHQVELDAFLIDAEPVSTTAYCRFLNSVGKLPDSCLTDWFVLDMDDDRDVHMLIQNTDNGWQPLPGCEIWPMILVSWYGANAYSLWANNRLWSNYRDETGEAEGSYLPTEAQWEYAARGATPRAYPWGNDAPTPEKLRAGLHRQQVNYETQTLPLSPVNETLGMSPFGLHHMAGNVWQWCRDWYDEDFYRQPGSTQRNPCNHSLTLVRSERGGSWVGPDILCRSSYRRGRPPIARGRCLGFRCVSSVQDLP; encoded by the coding sequence ATGCGGGTGAAACCTGTATTTCTGTGCCTCAGCTCCCCTGCTGCTCTTGCCACTGACGATCAGGTAAAATATACCGGTAATAAGGACCAGGAAATTCAACAGACAAAATCTTTTCATGTCCCGATCACAACATCAAGAACAATCGAGGCGATCATGACTTTTACTCAATTGTCCCAAACCGAAATTGAAAAAAAGGTGCTGAGCATCGTCTCCGAGCAACTGGGATTTGCTCTGGAGAAACTCTCACTCAACGATCGCTTAATTGAAGATCTGAAGTGTGACAGTCTGGCCATGACCGGACTCCTGATGGAGCTGGAAGACACATTCAGCATCACCATTTCTCATGACACCAGCGATCCTGCGCTGAAAGCAATTTTTACCCGCCAACCGTTCCGTCTCTCTGACCTGGTACAACTGGTCACCATCCAATTGGGAATCAAAGCTCTGCCCCGAGCCGACTGGTTTCGTCAACCGGCCATTGAACCAGGCAGGGGACAGCGAGTCTGCTTCACGCAACTGGACGGCATCTTGAAACAAGCCGCACTGTCGGAGGCCGATCTGTTCGTTCCCCTGGAATCGACTGTCCCCTGCCCCGCCTGGCGCAGGCACATCGATGGCATGCGCTGTATCCGCATCCCTGCTGGCAATGTCATCCTGGGCAGCGATCTCCCTGCAGCAAATCCGGACGAACAGCCCGTCCATCAGGTCGAACTCGATGCCTTCCTGATCGACGCCGAACCGGTCTCGACCACCGCTTACTGTCGCTTTCTGAATTCCGTCGGCAAACTCCCCGACTCCTGTCTGACTGACTGGTTCGTTCTTGATATGGATGACGACCGCGACGTGCATATGCTGATTCAAAACACAGATAACGGCTGGCAGCCCCTGCCTGGTTGTGAAATCTGGCCGATGATCCTGGTTTCGTGGTATGGTGCGAATGCCTACTCACTCTGGGCCAACAATCGGCTCTGGAGCAACTATCGCGACGAAACCGGCGAAGCGGAAGGGAGCTACCTTCCCACTGAAGCCCAATGGGAATATGCGGCCCGCGGCGCGACCCCGCGTGCGTATCCCTGGGGCAACGACGCGCCCACCCCGGAAAAGCTGCGGGCCGGCCTGCATCGCCAGCAAGTCAACTATGAAACCCAGACGCTTCCCCTCTCCCCCGTCAACGAAACACTGGGCATGTCTCCCTTCGGTCTGCATCACATGGCGGGTAATGTCTGGCAATGGTGCCGCGACTGGTACGATGAAGACTTTTACCGGCAACCCGGATCCACGCAACGTAATCCCTGCAATCACTCACTGACGCTCGTGCGCAGTGAACGGGGCGGCAGTTGGGTCGGACCGGACATCCTCTGTCGCAGTTCCTATCGCCGGGGACGTCCCCCCATCGCCCGGGGACGCTGCCTGGGATTCCGCTGTGTCAGCTCGGTACAGGACCTGCCTTGA
- a CDS encoding alpha/beta fold hydrolase, whose protein sequence is MSLRNQIRFILILTVSSFSFLFHARAAEPDSYPVKYQTVQIEGLDIFYREAGPADAPTLLLLHGFPTSSHMFRNLIPALSDKYHVIAPDYPGFGYSSAPSVDKFDYTFDNLAHIMEKFTRQLQLNKYSLYLMDYGAPIGFRLAVQHPERIETLIIQNGNAYEEGLDNPFWEPVKVYWKERTSTHGNQLRSLLTLDATKWQYTTGVRDVKAISPDTWGHVQPLLDRPGNQEIQLALFYSYGSNPPLYPQWQEYLRKYQPPTLIVWGKNDPIFPAAGAYPYKQDLNKLEFHLLDTGHFALEEEGPTIARLMRKFLTQYTNTAH, encoded by the coding sequence ATGAGCCTACGAAACCAGATTCGTTTTATCCTGATCCTTACCGTCAGCAGTTTCAGCTTCCTGTTCCATGCGAGAGCGGCGGAACCGGACTCCTATCCGGTCAAATATCAGACCGTTCAAATCGAGGGGCTCGATATTTTCTACCGGGAAGCAGGTCCTGCAGATGCCCCCACACTGCTATTGCTCCATGGATTTCCCACCTCTTCGCATATGTTTCGTAACCTGATTCCTGCATTATCAGACAAATACCATGTGATCGCCCCCGACTACCCGGGCTTCGGTTACAGCAGCGCCCCGTCTGTCGACAAATTTGATTACACCTTCGACAATCTGGCACACATCATGGAAAAGTTCACCCGGCAATTACAATTAAATAAGTATTCTCTGTACCTGATGGATTATGGTGCCCCGATCGGCTTTCGCCTGGCAGTCCAACATCCTGAACGAATCGAAACACTCATCATCCAGAATGGAAACGCCTATGAGGAGGGGCTGGATAATCCTTTCTGGGAACCTGTCAAAGTTTATTGGAAAGAGCGGACTTCCACACACGGAAATCAGCTGCGTTCCCTGCTCACACTCGATGCAACCAAATGGCAGTACACAACGGGTGTGCGCGACGTCAAAGCAATCAGCCCTGATACATGGGGGCACGTGCAACCCCTGCTTGATCGTCCCGGCAATCAGGAAATCCAGCTCGCCCTGTTCTATAGCTATGGCAGCAATCCCCCGCTCTATCCCCAGTGGCAGGAGTACCTGAGAAAGTATCAGCCCCCCACACTGATCGTCTGGGGCAAGAACGACCCGATCTTCCCTGCCGCCGGAGCGTATCCCTACAAACAGGATCTCAACAAGCTCGAGTTCCATCTGCTCGATACAGGACATTTTGCCTTGGAAGAAGAGGGACCGACGATCGCCCGGCTGATGCGGAAGTTCCTCACTCAATATACAAATACTGCTCATTGA
- a CDS encoding PcfJ domain-containing protein, with protein sequence MTSQERKNHAACRVDALIAQHASMRRAHQKKYWRLIHVIRSRTTLLSPGQQAGFLNPVNAGAVIQACVRMARRGFAWIRSPEDWVVPKGNSLVQFRSLVHHLYDKYSVPEFMTTVWWNEHEISWELDLYLHLARGQSVRKYQNIFCQRLSKKMAAQFMQAPDDLRPYTAIFWSQVRALGADDSLARILSTRTLLSLPRYDTPFWNSVIHFLVKYQPISVDETVEIVNFVFQQRYEPAEKVWGPGAGETPVQPQFSLKGRSLMSLRRHMVHWQSDLIEQGMMPPPGVSRLDFPWDRCSIRAYHCEQEDAVWSIEELLTPRQLQNESRRMNHCVSDYIGACIGRSTTIWSMKVKTGRRRRRQLTIEVHPQKKIIFQASGKNNCDPSGTVKDILNRWAAQEGLTLNESI encoded by the coding sequence ATGACTTCTCAAGAAAGAAAAAACCACGCTGCCTGCAGGGTGGATGCGCTGATTGCACAGCATGCCTCAATGCGACGTGCGCATCAGAAAAAATACTGGCGACTGATTCATGTAATCCGTTCGCGGACGACGCTGCTCTCACCCGGTCAACAAGCAGGATTTCTTAATCCTGTCAATGCGGGGGCTGTTATTCAGGCTTGTGTCAGGATGGCGCGTCGCGGTTTTGCCTGGATTCGCTCCCCGGAGGACTGGGTGGTTCCCAAGGGAAATTCCCTGGTTCAGTTCCGCTCGCTGGTGCATCATTTATACGATAAATATTCCGTTCCCGAGTTTATGACAACCGTCTGGTGGAATGAGCATGAAATAAGCTGGGAACTGGACCTCTACCTGCATCTGGCACGTGGACAGAGTGTGCGGAAATATCAGAATATATTCTGCCAACGCCTGTCGAAGAAAATGGCGGCGCAATTTATGCAGGCACCTGATGACCTGAGGCCTTACACTGCGATTTTCTGGTCACAGGTACGGGCACTCGGCGCTGATGACAGTCTGGCTCGCATCCTGTCCACCCGAACTTTGCTTTCTCTACCGAGATATGATACCCCTTTCTGGAATTCGGTGATTCACTTCCTGGTTAAGTATCAGCCGATCTCTGTGGACGAAACTGTGGAAATTGTGAATTTTGTTTTCCAACAGCGATATGAACCGGCGGAGAAAGTCTGGGGTCCCGGTGCCGGAGAAACTCCGGTTCAACCTCAGTTTTCACTCAAAGGGCGTTCGTTGATGTCACTCAGGCGGCATATGGTTCACTGGCAGTCAGATCTGATTGAGCAGGGGATGATGCCACCTCCGGGAGTGAGCCGCCTGGATTTTCCCTGGGATCGCTGCAGTATTAGAGCTTATCATTGTGAGCAGGAAGATGCTGTCTGGAGCATTGAGGAACTGCTGACTCCCCGACAGTTACAGAACGAAAGTCGGCGGATGAATCATTGTGTTTCTGATTATATCGGCGCTTGCATCGGCCGTAGTACAACGATCTGGTCAATGAAAGTGAAAACAGGGCGTCGCAGGCGGCGTCAACTGACGATCGAAGTCCATCCGCAGAAGAAGATCATCTTTCAGGCGAGTGGCAAGAATAATTGCGATCCCAGTGGAACTGTCAAAGACATCTTAAACCGCTGGGCTGCCCAGGAGGGGTTGACGCTCAATGAGTCGATCTGA
- a CDS encoding right-handed parallel beta-helix repeat-containing protein: protein MHTRSLRRLLILLLLTGMGSLFSSFSYAQDPVPDYQPEWFQEEDYLYRAYFDFTGQAGGVNDNGQGLLFIPLAQDEECLFFADLRGNIFDDSSAEGNFGLAYRRMVNDQWIAGMYGFYDVRRSQYSNIFRQGSFGFELLSIEWDFRVNGYVPSLKQQRVDSLNTAYLSGNNIVMRAGEERAYWGTDFEVGRLLKSFPESNLDAELRGYVGGYYFDNSAPGFKEMTGPRARVEYRMFDLPWLGNGSRVVLAGQYQYDEVRGSQGTGLLTVRIPLPGNGDSQKLSRFQRRMVNPIVRDLDIVLNQTRGPEECARLQLTGQELKDLTFIDGDTANAEAVFSAAGTDSVVLFDGSKGTINTSTGFVFNDGQLALAGGNSVNVVGCNSGAVASFSYGAQPTVNGSLTSIDVFTMADRSSIVGMNITGGENGIYGNNLSGFTINRNTISGADEDGVHLDGDINGTITDNTFTGNGVTGYNDGLEVQNFTGGTISGNVSRNNGYGYYIENEISGGTISNNIAENNLNDGFYITKMSGGSITGNTSKNNGDDGFYFDDVMTGGVFSDNIASNNGEFGFDFDGVNGGTISGNQALDNGYAGFAFYDDINGGTISDNIAERNDVGFYFDDDINGGTITGNIASNNRYDGFYFRDEISGGTFSNNTATENGDDGFDFDDFDGGTISNNIATGNGVNGIAFYGEVSGGTFSGNTATGNQDNGIKFGDTVSGGTISNNLASGNVDDGFDFEDITGGFITGNTATGNQDVGFDFDDIVSGGTISNNIASGNQGYGFDFIAPIQGGTISNNTASSNSKSGYFVNIFGGGNTASFSNNSAIDNALKGYDVRTGTPQSGVGTNTGSGNASDNNY, encoded by the coding sequence ATGCATACCCGCTCATTGAGACGTTTGCTGATTCTGTTACTGCTGACAGGAATGGGATCGTTGTTCTCGTCATTTTCTTACGCCCAGGATCCGGTTCCCGATTATCAGCCGGAATGGTTTCAGGAAGAGGATTATCTGTACCGTGCCTATTTCGATTTCACCGGGCAGGCAGGCGGTGTGAATGATAACGGTCAAGGGCTGCTGTTTATTCCCCTGGCGCAGGATGAAGAATGCCTGTTCTTCGCGGACCTGCGGGGGAATATCTTTGATGACTCTTCTGCCGAAGGAAATTTCGGGCTGGCTTACCGCCGCATGGTGAACGACCAGTGGATCGCCGGGATGTATGGCTTCTACGATGTCCGCCGCAGTCAGTACAGCAATATCTTTCGCCAGGGCAGCTTTGGTTTCGAGCTGCTCAGTATCGAGTGGGATTTTCGCGTGAACGGCTATGTTCCCTCTCTGAAACAGCAACGCGTGGACTCGCTGAATACTGCCTATCTGAGTGGTAATAATATCGTCATGCGGGCCGGTGAAGAACGTGCTTACTGGGGAACCGATTTTGAAGTCGGGCGGCTCCTGAAATCGTTTCCTGAATCGAATCTGGATGCGGAACTGCGAGGTTACGTAGGCGGCTATTACTTCGATAATTCAGCGCCCGGTTTCAAAGAGATGACAGGACCACGGGCCCGGGTCGAATACCGGATGTTCGATCTGCCCTGGCTGGGTAACGGTTCGCGTGTTGTATTGGCCGGACAGTATCAGTACGACGAAGTCCGGGGCTCCCAGGGGACCGGGCTGTTGACCGTGCGAATTCCACTGCCGGGCAATGGAGACAGCCAGAAGCTGAGTCGCTTCCAGCGGCGGATGGTGAATCCGATTGTGCGTGATCTCGATATCGTGTTGAACCAGACACGAGGACCGGAAGAATGCGCCAGGCTACAGCTGACAGGTCAGGAGCTGAAAGACCTCACCTTTATTGATGGTGATACTGCCAATGCGGAAGCCGTCTTCAGTGCCGCGGGAACAGACAGCGTCGTGCTGTTTGACGGTTCCAAAGGAACGATCAATACCAGCACCGGTTTTGTATTTAATGATGGCCAACTCGCGCTGGCCGGTGGCAATAGTGTGAATGTGGTCGGATGTAATTCGGGCGCTGTCGCCAGCTTCAGCTATGGCGCACAACCGACCGTGAATGGTTCGCTGACTTCAATTGATGTCTTCACGATGGCAGATCGTTCCAGCATCGTGGGTATGAATATCACGGGCGGGGAAAATGGAATCTATGGAAATAATCTGAGTGGCTTCACAATCAACCGCAATACAATCAGCGGTGCAGATGAAGATGGCGTGCACCTGGATGGTGATATCAATGGTACGATCACAGATAACACATTCACCGGAAACGGCGTAACAGGTTATAACGACGGGCTGGAGGTGCAGAACTTTACCGGTGGAACCATTTCAGGCAACGTCTCTCGAAATAATGGATATGGCTATTACATTGAAAACGAAATCAGCGGGGGAACGATCAGTAATAATATTGCTGAGAACAACTTAAATGATGGTTTCTATATCACAAAAATGAGCGGTGGTTCGATCACGGGTAATACCTCGAAAAATAACGGAGACGATGGATTCTACTTCGACGATGTGATGACGGGGGGCGTTTTTTCAGATAACATCGCCAGCAATAACGGAGAATTCGGATTTGATTTTGACGGCGTCAATGGCGGAACTATCAGCGGTAATCAGGCTTTGGACAATGGCTATGCCGGTTTTGCATTCTATGATGATATCAATGGGGGAACAATCTCAGATAACATCGCCGAACGAAATGATGTCGGGTTCTACTTTGATGATGACATCAATGGCGGAACGATTACAGGTAACATAGCCAGCAATAACCGGTATGACGGATTTTATTTCCGTGATGAAATCAGTGGTGGAACCTTCTCGAATAATACCGCGACAGAAAATGGAGATGATGGATTTGATTTTGATGACTTCGATGGGGGAACGATCAGTAACAATATCGCGACCGGAAATGGTGTGAACGGGATCGCCTTCTATGGAGAGGTCAGCGGTGGGACGTTTAGTGGAAACACTGCCACTGGCAATCAGGATAACGGAATCAAATTTGGTGATACTGTTTCGGGCGGAACTATTTCGAATAACCTGGCCAGTGGTAACGTTGACGACGGCTTTGACTTTGAAGATATTACGGGTGGATTCATTACCGGTAACACGGCGACCGGAAATCAGGATGTCGGCTTTGATTTTGACGATATCGTAAGTGGCGGTACGATCAGCAATAATATCGCCTCTGGAAACCAGGGCTATGGCTTCGACTTTATTGCCCCGATCCAGGGGGGAACGATCAGTAACAATACCGCCAGCAGCAATTCGAAATCTGGTTACTTCGTGAACATCTTTGGTGGAGGTAACACCGCTTCCTTCTCGAACAACTCTGCGATCGACAATGCATTGAAGGGCTATGACGTCCGGACAGGGACCCCGCAGAGCGGTGTGGGCACCAATACCGGTTCTGGAAATGCTTCAGACAACAACTACTGA
- a CDS encoding carboxymuconolactone decarboxylase family protein: protein MPRLTAVDPTTVTGSAKALLDGVQSKLGMTPNLMRTMAHSPAVLDAYLKFSGTLTTGALSAQHREQISLTVGEANHCGYCVSAHSALGKRAGLSPVQILENRAGVDSEPATAALLRFSRTIVEQRGQISDQDLQDVRDAGFTDEQIAEIAANVALNIFTNYFNNIARTEIDFPTVEPLPGGLAAANS from the coding sequence ATGCCACGTTTAACCGCCGTCGATCCCACCACAGTCACAGGTTCCGCCAAAGCATTATTGGACGGAGTCCAGTCCAAACTCGGAATGACTCCCAACCTGATGCGAACCATGGCCCATTCCCCCGCCGTACTGGATGCTTATCTGAAATTCAGTGGTACCCTGACCACAGGAGCGCTTTCGGCTCAGCATCGCGAACAGATCTCGTTGACCGTCGGGGAAGCGAATCATTGTGGGTATTGTGTCTCGGCCCATTCCGCGCTCGGCAAGCGCGCCGGTCTGTCACCGGTTCAAATTCTGGAAAACCGGGCCGGTGTCGACTCTGAACCCGCAACGGCTGCTCTGTTGAGGTTCTCCCGAACTATCGTGGAACAACGGGGACAGATTTCCGACCAGGACCTGCAGGACGTCCGCGACGCCGGGTTCACTGATGAGCAGATCGCCGAGATCGCCGCTAATGTTGCGCTCAACATCTTTACCAATTACTTCAATAACATCGCCCGGACGGAAATCGATTTCCCAACTGTCGAACCTCTGCCCGGGGGTCTTGCAGCAGCGAATTCATAG
- a CDS encoding RNA ligase family protein, with translation MGSSHDQFVKYPRTPHLFGSTGTADDKRLSEQASLQFIADPSLIVEEKIDGTNVGLHFSPTGELVLQCRGHLINEGMHPQYDLFKQWAMVKRPVLEQMLEDRFILFGEWVYARHSIHYRSLPHYFFEFDIYDKVQQVFLSLACRLELLAGTGIETVPVIHTGPLARKDLKTLIGQSTFDSAFDNPLTNNTDNLMEGVYLRTEAGEAVTGRSKFVRPEFVEKIKQSSHWQHQAMVPNLLSKQADIWS, from the coding sequence ATGGGCAGTTCCCATGATCAATTTGTGAAATATCCGCGGACACCTCATCTGTTCGGCTCTACGGGGACGGCGGACGACAAACGGCTCAGCGAACAGGCTTCGCTGCAGTTCATTGCCGATCCGTCTCTCATCGTAGAGGAAAAGATTGACGGCACCAACGTGGGACTCCATTTCTCTCCCACCGGAGAACTCGTTCTGCAATGCCGGGGGCACCTGATAAATGAAGGCATGCACCCGCAGTATGATCTGTTCAAGCAATGGGCCATGGTCAAACGACCGGTCCTGGAACAGATGCTGGAAGACCGGTTCATTCTGTTCGGCGAATGGGTCTATGCCCGGCACTCGATTCACTATCGCAGCCTGCCGCACTATTTCTTTGAATTTGACATTTACGATAAAGTACAACAGGTCTTTCTCAGCCTTGCCTGCCGACTGGAACTGCTCGCAGGGACCGGCATCGAAACGGTGCCCGTGATTCATACCGGCCCGCTGGCACGCAAAGACCTGAAGACGCTGATTGGCCAGTCCACCTTTGACAGCGCCTTTGATAATCCACTGACCAACAACACAGACAACCTGATGGAAGGCGTTTACCTCCGCACCGAAGCGGGCGAAGCCGTCACCGGCAGGTCCAAGTTTGTCCGTCCCGAATTTGTAGAAAAAATCAAACAGAGCAGCCACTGGCAACACCAGGCCATGGTACCCAACCTGCTCTCCAAACAGGCAGATATCTGGTCATGA
- a CDS encoding DUF6193 family natural product biosynthesis protein: MTDPHYPELTATDSLASLLCQKLGGTDTKLRVVHYRESIGNPSVASDEQSVLLQYSHWNVTFQNSERSIYLTCAADKRLFTCQCSEREIPLARVETSCLEAVAHLFRLWVLDRIDPAELAISRVVGSVQVFPCISAHKVVAAQWDAYHDHLADGHLDLFDFYQAAKATPELRQLFPFTSMWYLCFSRCTHYPFTRDCPHVRPKQNFINYEIIPGYYEVFLRERYLGEGPAERAAQIVVQYLPRNCGPAQLCTETFFNDLSEPH; the protein is encoded by the coding sequence ATGACAGATCCGCATTACCCCGAATTGACGGCCACCGATAGTCTGGCCTCGCTCCTGTGTCAGAAACTGGGTGGGACAGACACAAAGCTGCGCGTTGTTCACTACCGGGAAAGCATAGGAAACCCCTCTGTAGCCTCCGATGAGCAGAGCGTTTTGCTCCAATACTCCCATTGGAATGTTACTTTCCAAAATTCAGAACGCTCAATCTATCTGACCTGCGCTGCAGACAAGCGTTTATTTACCTGTCAATGCAGCGAACGGGAAATTCCCCTGGCACGAGTAGAAACATCATGCCTCGAAGCCGTCGCGCACCTGTTTCGTCTCTGGGTACTGGATCGCATTGATCCAGCAGAACTGGCGATTTCACGGGTCGTCGGTTCGGTGCAGGTCTTTCCCTGCATCTCTGCGCACAAAGTTGTCGCCGCGCAATGGGATGCATATCACGACCATCTCGCTGACGGTCATCTGGACCTGTTTGATTTTTATCAGGCCGCTAAAGCGACTCCGGAGTTACGACAGCTCTTTCCCTTTACCAGTATGTGGTATCTCTGCTTCAGCCGCTGCACACATTATCCGTTCACCCGTGATTGTCCTCACGTCAGGCCCAAACAGAACTTCATAAATTATGAAATCATACCAGGATACTACGAAGTTTTTTTGCGGGAACGCTATCTGGGAGAAGGTCCGGCGGAAAGAGCAGCACAGATTGTCGTACAGTATCTGCCGCGCAACTGCGGCCCGGCTCAATTATGCACCGAGACGTTTTTCAATGATCTCAGCGAACCTCACTGA
- a CDS encoding HAD family hydrolase: MQPLDQILLILDIDETLLYAADRPLARKPDCRIGPYAVYLRPFLTDFLNQVSQHFRIAVWSSSSHDYVESVVNTIFPKWVIPEFIWSRERCITRFDPEWHEQYYIKDLKKVRRQGYNLERVLIVDDTPQKVERNYGNAIYVTPWFGDQNDNELQLLTKYLLQLRDKANLRCIEKRNWKNRGY, translated from the coding sequence GTGCAGCCCCTGGATCAGATCCTGTTGATTCTTGACATTGATGAGACACTGCTTTATGCAGCAGATCGTCCGCTTGCGCGAAAGCCAGACTGTCGAATCGGGCCGTATGCGGTTTATCTGCGGCCATTTCTGACTGATTTTTTGAACCAGGTTTCTCAGCACTTTAGAATTGCAGTCTGGTCTTCTTCCAGTCACGACTATGTTGAGTCAGTTGTAAATACGATTTTTCCGAAATGGGTTATTCCAGAATTCATCTGGAGCCGTGAACGTTGTATCACAAGATTCGATCCCGAGTGGCACGAACAGTACTACATTAAAGATCTGAAGAAAGTCAGGCGACAGGGATATAACCTGGAGCGCGTACTCATTGTGGATGATACACCCCAAAAAGTAGAACGAAACTATGGCAACGCAATTTACGTTACCCCCTGGTTCGGTGACCAGAATGATAATGAGTTGCAGCTGCTGACAAAATATCTGTTACAGCTCCGCGATAAAGCGAATCTCCGCTGCATTGAAAAACGGAACTGGAAGAATCGGGGATACTAA
- a CDS encoding pyridoxamine 5'-phosphate oxidase family protein produces the protein MQAYPSDIAFTESVKAVQTQKGSRSQYARMEQGAGWQTKVTEELKVFLSELDMFYLGTASQSGQPYIQYRGGSPGFLKVLDETTLGFADFAGNQQFITLGNLTENPQAFLFLIDYVQRRRVKIWGTAHIVENDPELLALLHDPAYPARPERAILFSVTAWDINCPQHIHPRLPQADVRVLLEQLQAENQQLKIEQARLHMKIESGL, from the coding sequence ATGCAAGCTTACCCCAGTGATATCGCGTTTACAGAATCCGTGAAAGCGGTTCAGACACAAAAAGGTTCGCGCTCACAATACGCCCGGATGGAACAGGGGGCTGGCTGGCAGACAAAAGTGACAGAAGAACTAAAAGTTTTTCTGTCGGAACTCGACATGTTTTACCTGGGAACTGCCAGTCAGTCCGGGCAGCCTTATATACAATATCGCGGAGGCAGCCCCGGCTTTCTGAAAGTCCTTGATGAAACGACACTGGGTTTTGCTGACTTTGCCGGCAACCAGCAGTTCATCACTCTGGGGAACCTCACTGAAAATCCCCAGGCGTTTCTGTTTCTGATTGATTACGTCCAACGTCGCCGTGTCAAGATCTGGGGGACTGCCCACATAGTCGAAAACGATCCGGAACTGCTCGCTTTACTGCACGACCCGGCGTATCCTGCAAGGCCCGAGCGTGCCATCCTGTTTTCTGTCACCGCCTGGGACATCAACTGTCCCCAGCATATCCATCCCCGTCTGCCACAAGCCGATGTTCGGGTACTTCTCGAGCAGTTGCAGGCAGAAAACCAGCAACTCAAAATAGAACAGGCCAGACTTCACATGAAAATAGAATCTGGCCTGTAA
- a CDS encoding SEC-C metal-binding domain-containing protein has translation MSKRRTGFPSETQVKRAARIVHGVKLLEEKLGRNDLCPCGSGKRFKKCCLTRGCF, from the coding sequence ATGAGCAAACGCCGCACAGGCTTCCCGTCTGAAACACAGGTCAAACGGGCCGCCCGCATCGTGCATGGCGTTAAGCTGCTCGAAGAAAAACTCGGTCGTAATGATTTATGCCCCTGCGGCTCCGGCAAACGCTTTAAAAAGTGCTGCCTCACGCGGGGCTGCTTTTGA